The DNA segment ATAGTATTCTCCATCAAACCCAAAGCTTCTACTTTGTTTAATACTTGACCGATAGCTTCATCGACATGTTCTATCATGGCTGCATAAGTAGGATTACTATGGTATTTGCCTTTCTCTTTGTTCTTATATTTATCAACTTTTTCAGCCCTTGCCTGTAGAGGTGTGTGTACATTATAAAACCATAGATTAACAAAGAATTTTTCATTTTTATTTTCCTCAATATAAAGGCATACATCTTTGGCTAATCGCTCAGTTAGGTACTCATCCTGAGGTCCATCTTTTAACCTTGGGTTTCCGTAAGGCATAAAATAACCATTATAACCTTTCTTCTTATTTTTATGAGGAGCACCTTTGCTCCAACCTCCATGGTTTTTATCGAAGCCATGATTTTCTGGCCAGTATCCTTCATTTTCCCCTAAATGCCATTTTCCAAAATGAGCTGTTTTGTATCCGTTTTCCTTAAATAATTTACCGACGGTCGGTTGGCTTGTTTCTAGGTACATGGTCCATTCAGGAATAGAATACTTTGCATATGGCATCTTCCATCCTTCAATCCAATCGGTCAAATTCAGTTTTGCAGGGTACTTACCTGTAACAATACTTGCTCTTGTAGGTGAACACACATTACAAGATGCATAAGAGTTTGTATAAACAATTGATTTTTCAGCAAACTTGTCTAATGCTGGTGTTTCATAATAATCACTTCCATAACTACTTAAATCCTTCCAACCTAAGTCATCAACAATAATTTGTATTACATTATACTGTTTTTGTGAATATCCCACCTGAGTGAGCCCCAATAATAATATGAATAATACCTTTTTCATTTTAGAATGTCTTATGTTTTTTGACCAATACCTTAATAATATCTTTCATCACAATACTTTCATCATAACCATTTTCAGCGGTATACAATTGGCATGGAATATTTAATTCCCTACATTTTTCATTAAAATAGTACCCGTAATTTGCTGAATGTACGGGGTCTTTGATTTTAGGATTCTCTAGCTGAATTGAACTTGGGTAGTAAAGGTATAACGCAGGGTACCTCTTTCCTTTTTTCAGAAGATCATAGGGTGAATATTCATGAACTTCTTTCAAAATTTCATCCCTTTTATTTAGAAAGTTTTTATAGTTAACTTTCTTATTTTTTGGATCCAATTCTAGGTTAAATGCATGTGCTCCATATTTATTATTTTGAATCCATTGCTTTACCATTTTTGGATCTAAAGAAGTCTGCGCTCTTATCGCAAAAACTGCATTTATTGATTTTCGTAATTGCTTGTACTTTTTTTCATGGCTTACACTGCTATTCAAACCAATGATTAAGCTACTACAAGCACCGGCTGACCCACCACATAAAGCGATATTATTTTTATCGATATAAAATTCAGTATCATGATCTATTACATAATGTAAAGCTTTAAGAATATCATTTATTGGTATACTTACTTTGGGATAAATAGTATTATCTACGTCCTTCAATAAACGGTAATTCACAGTAATTACCGATATTCCATTGTCTAAAAAAGGCGAGAGATCTGGAAAAAACTTTTTCTGATGGATGTCTTTCTTATCTCCCCCTTTCCATGCTCCTCCATGAATAAAAAATAAAAGAGGAGTAGGTGCTGTCGATGTAGCTTGAAAAAAATCAAACACTTGTGCTTGCTCATTACCATATGCCACATTGGAACGAGTAGCTTCAACTGATATATTTTGGCCAATTACAGCTTGACAAAATAATAGGAGAAAAATGTGTACTAATATTTTCATTATAATTTTTGAATTTTTGATGTAAAGTAATCTGTAGGAGACTCAAACTTTATGATATACACACCTGTTTGAAGATGGAGAGTTTTAATATCAATGCTTTTCTGGTTTGTAATAAACTCCTGATAAAGAATATTACCCAAAAGGTCATAAATAGAGATTCTTCCAGATTTTGCTTCTTGGAATTTTACAAAGAAATATGAATCGAAAGGGTTTGGTCCTAAAAACCATGAACTCTTAAAATCATAAATATCAGTAGGTATTTGACCTTCTAAAGGAGGTTGTTCTGGATCTACATTTTCTTCTTCTTCTTTCACCTCAGATAAAAGAAAAGCTTTAATTGCTTGATCCAGTGAATCTATTGTAGCATTCACTGTATATTGTGGTGTACAGTTTTTGACAATTAGTGTTGCATCATCAATGTTAAGTAGTAAAGTATCCACAGCAGTCTGAGGGAAGTCACCTACTGAAGTACCAACGCTTATTGCTTTGATAATTGTGTAGGCTTCACTAATCTTATCATTTAGGGGTTGGTAATCTATTTTGTTTTTAATGTTTAATGCATCAAAGTAAATAGTACCTTCATTCTTATAGACTTTGCTAAAAGTAGAGACCAGTTTATCTATTTTTTCATTGATTACTTTAATTCCTTTTTCAACTAATAATCCATTGATATATATATCCAACGATTTACCTTCATAAATAGAAAGTTTGACTCTATAGTTTTTATTCTTTTCAAACTTATCTGATAATAAAGCATTTTCATCTAGAAATGTTGTGACCTGCTCTCCTTCTATAGAATTTGTATAAAAAATATTATATCTGTTATCACCTCCAATCAATAGAGAAAGAATATAATTTCCTTCCGATGAGATAAAATCTATAGTATTTGACAGGTGATTTTTACTAGCAGAAAAAGTGAAATTTAGTTCATAATTATCATCTAATTCAGTTGCGATTTGATATTGTATGGTAGGTATTGAATTTTCAGAACTAAGCTTATTCAATATCAAGTGCTTGTTTTCAACGAAAACTTCTTTTTCGGTTCCGTTGATGATGGACCAATTTCCTGACAATGATATAGATTCAAAGTTTTCTTCCTCTACCATACAATCATATCCATTGGTTTCCGGAATTGTTATTTCTTCTTTTTCAATATTTTTTTTAGCTCTCTCATTAATCATATACAAAGCACCTTTACAAGTCGTTTGCACATTATTTCTTATCGATCGATACAATTTATCGATATCATCCGAAGCAGGTAGATTATCAATAACTTCTTCATATAGACCAGTAAATTCATTCTGGTTGGTGAAGTAATCTTGTATATTTCTTAAAGAGTGCCACTGATGGAACAAATCCTCACCTTTTGCATATTCCTGAAGTAATTCAAGAGCTTTTTCGTTTCTTGTTTGCTGATATAAAATAGTGGCCGCTTCAATTCTAATAAAGCTTCTTTCTTGAGTATCAAAAGCAATTTTCTCGACTTCCTTAAGATAGGGAATCACATTAGACAGTTGATTTCTAAGTCCATAAATTGCCCAATAACGTACTAAATCTATATCACTATTTAAGGCTTCTACTTGTTCTTCAATCACTTCTTTTCCTTTTCCAGATAAGTTGGCTATCGGAAGAATTTTAGTTAATGGATATATGTCTTCATCAAATTTAAACTCGTAAGGAGTGAGCCCCGTTTTCAGGTAGATATTAATCATTTCCCCATATGGAATAAACTGAAGATCTCTTGTTTCCAAAATCTGTTGATTACAAAAATCCCTCATTTTTTCTAGCTGTTCTTTATACTGAGGATCATCAGCTAGGTTATTCATTTCCCAAGGATCATTTTTTGTATCATATAGTTTTTCATACTTCCTGTGATCATAGAAAAGTGAGGTTTGAAAATCATTTAATCTTCCATTCCATAAATCATTTCTAACCGTTTGATATAATTCCGATTTACCTGTATAGTTTTTAAATTTCATCTCAGGTAACGAAGTGTTATATACTCTTGAATAGCTAAAGTTATTGTCTGCTACTTCTCTTGTGATATCTCTAATCTCATCTGCTGCATCTTTAGCTCCAAAATACATTTCCTTAGTATAGTTTTTAGCTAAGAAATTTACTCCTTCCATATAATCAGGAACTTTTATACCCGTTAATGAAAGTACTGTTGCAGCTAAATCTTCAAAACTTATTACCCGATCAGATGTAGTTCCAATATCAATACCAACCAATGCTTTAAATTTTTCGGGAACATAAACATAAAGTGGCACTTGATGACCAATGTTTAAGCCATTCCCTTTTCCGCGAGGCATGGCTTCACCATGATCAGAATAGATAAATACAATTGTACTTTCTGTCAGTCCATCCTTTTCTAATTCATCGAGTATTTCTCCAATTTTAGAATCTGTATAGTTAATACAATTGTAAATCCTGGCGAAGTGTTCTTTCATTTCCTCCGATTCCTTTAAATAGGGAGGTACTATTGCATCTTCAGGTTTTGTCTGTAATTCATCAGGAAGATTATCCAATACTTCCTTTTTGTAATTACTATATGAATTGACATACTTTCTACTCGTATGAGTATACATTAGATTAAATACACTAAAAAAGGGTTGATCAGGTTTCCTATTTTTCCATGTTGCTGTAGCACTACTTTCGTTCCAAGCTTCATTCGTAAAATCAGAAGCATCAAGTACATTATAATCTGTCTTCAGATTATTGGATGTATAATATCCATGGTCTCTTAAGTAGGTTGGAAATCCTTTGATGAAGTTTGGAAAAGGAATATTACCTCTATGATTTCCTGTACCAATAGATGTCGCATGCATTCCCGTTATAATAGCAGATCTTGATGCAGAACATATGGTAGCTGTCGAAAAAGCAGAATTAAACCGGATACCCATTTCTGAAATTTTATCCATCACCGGTGTTATTGCCGCTTGGTTATTGTAGATCATATGAGGTGATGTATCCTCAAAAGTGATCCATAGAATATTAGGCTTATCATTCTCTGCTGTACCTAAATGAGGAAATAGGTGTGTTAGTATTAGTAAAAAAGTAATAATCTTGAAATTCATACTTTAATGATGATCAATATATAATGATTAAAAAATAAGTGAGTAAGTCAATTTCTTTTTTTACATGAGTGTATAACTTACACTCCAAAATTGGTGGTGTTGTATTAATAAATGAGAAAATAATTCCCTTTTAGGGAGGGGATATTTAACTAATTTGGATGAATACTCATTTATATTCAATAAAAAAGGGTATCAGTCCATTGAACCAATACCCTTCTTCTACTTAATGGATTATATTACCATAATTCCAACTCCATATCTAGGTTTCGGAATGTTAATGTATCCATTACATGATGTTTAATCCCATCGGTATCAGAATAGTTGTAGTCTAAATATAACTCATTAGTATTCGCATTATATTCTGATAAATTATTGGTTACTTCTGTGATAGGTGAACCTTCAAAAGGCTCCACTTCTACTACATTATCTGAAGAAATATTGATTTGTAATCTACCATTGTTTGTACTTCCAATACCATTGGTAGATACTTTATTTTTCGCTAAAGTATTTAAGATCCAAACATCATTCTTCACCATGTCTTTATGGCTGTATACATTAGATACTAAAGTATCTCCCTGAGGATCAAAACTTGTATCTACTCCATGATGGTACCAATTTCCCTCTAGGTAATGAATAAACTTAAACACTGGAATCATATAATTCTTCGCCAATACACCATTTTCTGTAGAACCTGTAAGTACTGAATCTGCTGTAGATTGTGTGATCAAAAGCGGTAATGCATAATGGTTAGTAATCGCTTTAGGATCATCATAAAATGCATCAGTAAAATTGATCTCCACTAACCCCTGAAAAGTACCAGGTTCAACCACCATTTCAGAAGTATGACCAAGAGTATAGTATTCTTCTGGAAGAAGTTCCCAAGATGTTTCATTCAACAGAGATTCATTGATTTCAAATTGAGTGACTACCCTATCCTTATTTTCTCTTTTCCCACCTAATACAACACCTACATTTGTTTTCTGTTCGCTATCTAGAACGACAGTTCTTACAGGTTGTTGATAAGGAAAATAGACAATAGAATAATCAAAGTCTGTTAGATAGTCTTCGTAAGGCTCACAAGAAGTAAAAGCTATTAATGATAAGCCGATGACCAGATACTTATTTATAAAATCTTTCATATTATTTAATTCTTACTACCAACCTTTATTTTGTACAATATTGTTACTTTTCATGATCTCATCGTAAGGGATAGGACCATACATCATATAATCCATATATAAACGTTCTTCCACATCAATTACTTGATAAGAATACTTCGTTTCTCCTTTTGTGATTTCTATCCCTTGAGCAGCTGTATTGATGACATCTAAATTATATTCCCATCTTCTTAAATCGTAAAAACGGTGACTTTCGAATGCTAATTCAATTCTTCTTTCATTATGAATGAGTTCTCTAAATGCATCTCTACCTTGGCTTGCTACTTCAGTAAGGTAAGCATGATCGCTTAGTGTAGCTCTTTCTCTTACTTTCTTCAATGCTTCAAATGCTGTGATTTTACAATTCGGAGGAACAGCATTCGGTCCTACTAATTCGTTTGCTGCTTCAGCATAATTTAGGTAAGCTTCCACTTCTCTAAATAAAGCATAGTAATGACGATCAGTACTTTCACTACCTGGAGTTAACGAGATGTTCGGGTTTACAAATTTCTTTAAATAGTACCCTGTTTTAGTATAGTACGAGTAATTTTCTTCGGTGTCTTTTCCTCCAACAAAAGTTTCAATTGAGTCTCCTCTAAACACTGCATTATTATAGATGATCATTGTGTAAAACCTTGGATCTCTACCTTCATAAGGATTTTCGGCATCGTAGTTACTCAACTCAGAAGTAATAGGATAACCGTTTTCCATTGGAAATGCATCTACCAAATTTTGTGTTGGATTTGTAAAACCTTTACCATTTAAACTTGGTGGATAGTTTTTCTTTTCAAAATCGTTAGTCGAACTCGAAGTCGTTAAGATAGGCTTTCCTTTATTTTGCCACCAAAACATATCAGGATCCCAAGCAGGTAAACTACCCACTTTGTCAATGAACTCTTGACTAAGGATTGCCGTTCTTAACCAATTCTCAGATTGAGTATTTCCTCCTGTTCTATCATAGAAGGCAGGACTTGCTGCATATAGTGCCACTTTAGAAGCCAAAGCAAATGCCGAATTCAAATTTGCTTTACCAACATTGTTGATAGCAAAACTTGGACTATCGTAATCACTTGTAAGGTACTTCTTAGCAGAGTCAAGATCATTTAAAATATAATCGACACATTCCGCATAAGTATTTCTTGGTAAATGTACCGAGTAAGGTCTACTTGTATCGATAATAGGTACACCTAATACAGCACCGTTTTCGTCTTTACCCGCATGATTTTTCAATAATTGGAAATTGAAAAATGCTCTTAAAAAAGATGCTTCTCCATACATTCTACATTGATACAAAGAATCTGTTTCAAGGTCATCAAAATAAGTGAATTCTATTGTGTTGGTATATTGCGTTGAGTCAAAATACTTTTCGTTTAAACCGTACTCTAAGAACTCATTTATATTTCTGATCGCTTGATAAGAATCATTCCATGTATTGATGGGGTTAAGGTCAGCATTCCAACCGCCTAAAGACATATTTCTTACCTCGGATCCAACCTGACTTGATACAGCATTATCTGTAGCACAATCTAAAATATCATCACCTAGGTAATCATACGATTTAGGAAATTTATTGTATACGTAGTTCAATACTCCTTCTGCAAAATCAGGATCTTTCCATACTTGTTCTGGAGATAATTGATTATCTGCATCTGGCTCTAGGTACTTAGAACAACTAGAAAATAGAGCAGTCCCAAGCAGTAATACTAATCTAATTTTATTGTTTAACTTCATCACTTACTCAATTTTAGATGTTCAAGTTGATACCCATTGTATAAGACCTCATAATCGGGAATTCTGTGATGCCACTGTTTGGTCTTTCAGGGTCTACATTTTTATTTTCAGCTGCAGAGACTTCAAAAAGATTATTAGCTCTGATGAAAAACTTCGATTCAAACTTTCTTGATTCTTTACGAGGAAGAGTGTACCCCACTTCTACATTTTTGATTCTAAAGAAATCAGCTTTTTCTAACCAGAAATCTGAGGTTACGTAGTTATTTTCTCCTTTTGTAGTAGTTAATGCTGGGTAAGTAGCATCTGCTCCAAGTTCTGGAGTCCATGAGTTTCTCGCTACTTCAGAGTAATTGTCTAGGCCACTCATCTGATAATACTTACTATCGTTATATCTGTAATGTCCTGCAAAACCAGCACCTGCAACAAATAGGTTGACATTTTTATAGCTGATTCCAAACTGTATTCCATAAGATAAAGTTGGGGAAGTATTACCGATATATTCTTGATCATCATTATTAATTACACCATCTCCATTAATATCTTGGTAGCGAATGTCTCCGGCTCCAACAGTACCAAAAGTCTGAGAAGGGCTAAATCTAGCTAAATTATCACTTTGGAATAAACCTTGGTTTCTGTATCCATACATTCCATCAATAGGTCTATTTTCTTGATTCATCCCTTCAGGTAGGTTTTCCATTTGTAAGACATCCTCCCACTTCGTTTGTTGGTACATTAAATTCGCTCCAATATTTAAGCGGATATCTCCAAATGTTTTGTTGTAACTGATGGCTCCTTCAATACCTTCACTTAAAGTACTATTGTTATTAAAGTAGGCTCCATCATTACCATAATAATCCGGATAAACGGCAGCGTAATTCGTAATCATATCCTTACGGGCATTATCGAAATAATTTACTTCCAATGCTAAAGCATCAAATAGTTCTACTTCAATCCCTAAATTTAATTCTAATGCTTGCTCATAAGATAGCTCCATGTTTTCTTCTCTATGAGCAATTAATGTATTACGACTTACACTATTATTTTCACCTAAAACGAGTACTCCGCCATCACCATATCTTTGAAGGTGCATATATGTCCAGATAGTAGGATCATAGGCCATTAATCCAGCAGAACCTTTAATTTTTAAATGTGTTAGAATTTTATTTTCTTCTAAGAATCCTTCATTAGAAATAATCCAACCTGCACCCACTGCTGATGAGTTGGCTACGCGTTTATCTTTTGCTAATTTATTTGTACCAACCCATACAGAAGAACCTTCTAATACATATTTGTTTTTAAATGTATAGTTGGCATTCAAACCTGCATGCAATGTTTTTATAAAATAAAACTGTGTACTAGTAGACACCGTTTGTCTATATCCTAACGCATTAACAGAAAGTTTATGTTTTTCTCTAAATGTTCTATCATAGTTGATGTTACCATAAAACGTATTACTAAAATAATCTGAATTCGTTTTTCTTACCTGATCATCCGTTTTAGCTCCTTGTTTTACTTGGAATAAATCGTAACCATCATCAGTTTTTGCGAGAGGCATATAGGAGTTGTAGCCTTCATCCTTACCGTATTCGAAAGTATTACTACCATCCACTGCTACATAAACATCAGCGGAAAGCCCCATAATATGTTCGTTAAAATCTAGATCAAAACCAAAACGGGTTTGGATACTTCTATCAACATTTTTGTCATAACCTGTATAATTCAACTCTCCATAGATATTCTTCGGTTGATGCAATGATCCCCCTAAAATATCTGTTTCTCTAGATCCTCCTTTATGAATAAATATTGGATACTCATTGGGTCTTGTTGTCGACAGAAGGTTAAAATAGTCCCCAGAACTAAGGTTAGGAGTATTGTAAAGTTCTACTCTACCACTTACATCTACTACACCAGTAATTACATCAGTTAGTTTCATTCCTAAGTTTGTTCTGATGTTAATTCGATCATAAGAGGAAGTTGTTCCTACATTTTCTAAACCATCTTGACCTACATACCCAAGGTGTACGAAATAATTTGATTTTTTAGATCCACCAATAAAGTTTAAATATCCCTTTCTGTAGGTAACATCGTTCTTCATGGCATATCCATAGTAATCATTATTGGGGTATAAAATGGGATCAGTACCATTTCTATAAGCCTTGATTTCATCATCAGTATAATGTGGGGCTAGACCATCGTTTGATCTTGCAGTATTGTATAGGGAGGCATATTCATCTGCAGCTAAAAACTCAGGTTTTGTGGTAGGCGTCTTAATTCCTTGCTCATAACCTACGGTGATTTTTAGTTTATTACTAATCCCTCTTTTTGTAGTGATTAGAACGACACCATTTGCTGCATTAAGGCCATAGATCGCTTTCGCTGTCATGTCTTTTAACACAGTAATCGATTCAATTTCTTCTGGATTTAGATCAACCCAGTCTCTAGCAATTCCATCTACAAGTACTAGTGGAGCATAATCTGTAGTACTCGATTTTCCTCTGATAGATAAATAGGAAGCATTAGTACCAGGCTCACCAGTAGTGCTCATCAATTGTAATCCTGATAATTTACCCTGTAAAGCATCACTTAAGTTTAAAAAAGAGGAGTTAGATAATTCATCTCCAGTGATGGTTGAAATAGTACTTACTGTCTCCTTTTTGTCGATATCATAAAATGGAGCATGGTAAACATCAGCTTTTGAATTTAACTCTAAACTATCTAAAATAAACCCGAGGTCTTTCTCTTGGGAAAAGACTTCCTCCCAAGAAAATAGTAGAGTTAAAAAGAAGATTATATATTTTAATTTTGACATTATTTCAAAGTTTTAGTCAGACAGAGAGATTACCACCCAGTATTTTGAATGTAATTATTGTACTTCGCGATTTCATCGATAGGTATCGGATACCAATAATTTCTTGGTCTAAAATTACGTACTCCTTTAAGGACCGGATAAGAATATTCTAGGCTACCATCTGATGACTTTTTAATCACTACTCTTTTGATTGTTGCCAATTTTTCTTCCGCAATTTTCCACCTTCTAATGTCAAACCAACGGTGTCCTTCAAAGCATAATTCTACAGCTCTTTCGTTTCTAATTCTATCTCTGAATAATGCTTTATCACCTGTGTATTTTGAATTGACATCAGGCATACCTACTCTATTCCTGATAATATTTACAGCTTGTAAAGCCGAAATACCAGCTTCTGGAACTACTGCAGTTGGACCATATACTTCATTGGCTGCTTCTGCAAAATCTAGATATACTTGACTTAGTCGAATATACACCCATGGCATATAATGCTGACTCCATCTTTTTTCCCAATGATTAGAACCTTTCGGCCAGAACTTCTTTACAAAATAACCCGTACGAGAAGCTTGGTTATCAGGTAGGTTATCTTCTCTTCCTCCAGTAAATGTCTCAATGTAGATCTGTTGTTGTCCATTTACACCCCATTCTGCACCATTATATAAGATGTTATTGTAGAATCTAGGATCTCTTCCTTCATAAGGTGATGTTGGGTCATAGTTGGAAGCAGGATCTGTAATAGGTAAACCACTTTCCATCTCAAACATATCTACCATATTTTGGGTCGGCCCTGTTGTAGCATTTGCTCCACCATAACTTTTAGGTATAAAATGGTTAGTTAGGTCTCCTTTAGATCTTGTTCCTCTGTTTTTCCACAATAACACTTCAGAACTTCCTGGATTACCAAATCTAAAAAAGATATCAGCGTAATTAGTACCTAATGAAACACCAAACTCACCTTGACGTTGTATCAGTTCAGATTGAGCTTTAAGAGATTCTAATAATAAATCATTGTTATATGCAGCAGCTCCGTTAGCATCTTCTTGCATAAGTGGACTACCCATATATAATAAGATCATCCCTTTTAATGCTAATGCAGATCCTTTTGTTACTCTACCATGTTGGT comes from the Flammeovirga agarivorans genome and includes:
- a CDS encoding sulfatase, whose translation is MKKVLFILLLGLTQVGYSQKQYNVIQIIVDDLGWKDLSSYGSDYYETPALDKFAEKSIVYTNSYASCNVCSPTRASIVTGKYPAKLNLTDWIEGWKMPYAKYSIPEWTMYLETSQPTVGKLFKENGYKTAHFGKWHLGENEGYWPENHGFDKNHGGWSKGAPHKNKKKGYNGYFMPYGNPRLKDGPQDEYLTERLAKDVCLYIEENKNEKFFVNLWFYNVHTPLQARAEKVDKYKNKEKGKYHSNPTYAAMIEHVDEAIGQVLNKVEALGLMENTIILFSSDNGGLIGKPKRKVTNNSPLKGGKGTIYEGGIRVPTMIYAPNLTPNKVDYAVSSIDYLPTLAQLAHLKIEKDVQEQWDGISIVEFNQTEHYYSRPLYWHYPHYHSQGAVPHTVVIQEDWKLIHNIENGNYELYNLRDDIGEQNNLVKSEKAKFSELKKKMKVWKKEVGAQMPTKNPNYKPTSK
- a CDS encoding alpha/beta hydrolase — encoded protein: MKILVHIFLLLFCQAVIGQNISVEATRSNVAYGNEQAQVFDFFQATSTAPTPLLFFIHGGAWKGGDKKDIHQKKFFPDLSPFLDNGISVITVNYRLLKDVDNTIYPKVSIPINDILKALHYVIDHDTEFYIDKNNIALCGGSAGACSSLIIGLNSSVSHEKKYKQLRKSINAVFAIRAQTSLDPKMVKQWIQNNKYGAHAFNLELDPKNKKVNYKNFLNKRDEILKEVHEYSPYDLLKKGKRYPALYLYYPSSIQLENPKIKDPVHSANYGYYFNEKCRELNIPCQLYTAENGYDESIVMKDIIKVLVKKHKTF
- a CDS encoding sulfatase-like hydrolase/transferase translates to MNFKIITFLLILTHLFPHLGTAENDKPNILWITFEDTSPHMIYNNQAAITPVMDKISEMGIRFNSAFSTATICSASRSAIITGMHATSIGTGNHRGNIPFPNFIKGFPTYLRDHGYYTSNNLKTDYNVLDASDFTNEAWNESSATATWKNRKPDQPFFSVFNLMYTHTSRKYVNSYSNYKKEVLDNLPDELQTKPEDAIVPPYLKESEEMKEHFARIYNCINYTDSKIGEILDELEKDGLTESTIVFIYSDHGEAMPRGKGNGLNIGHQVPLYVYVPEKFKALVGIDIGTTSDRVISFEDLAATVLSLTGIKVPDYMEGVNFLAKNYTKEMYFGAKDAADEIRDITREVADNNFSYSRVYNTSLPEMKFKNYTGKSELYQTVRNDLWNGRLNDFQTSLFYDHRKYEKLYDTKNDPWEMNNLADDPQYKEQLEKMRDFCNQQILETRDLQFIPYGEMINIYLKTGLTPYEFKFDEDIYPLTKILPIANLSGKGKEVIEEQVEALNSDIDLVRYWAIYGLRNQLSNVIPYLKEVEKIAFDTQERSFIRIEAATILYQQTRNEKALELLQEYAKGEDLFHQWHSLRNIQDYFTNQNEFTGLYEEVIDNLPASDDIDKLYRSIRNNVQTTCKGALYMINERAKKNIEKEEITIPETNGYDCMVEEENFESISLSGNWSIINGTEKEVFVENKHLILNKLSSENSIPTIQYQIATELDDNYELNFTFSASKNHLSNTIDFISSEGNYILSLLIGGDNRYNIFYTNSIEGEQVTTFLDENALLSDKFEKNKNYRVKLSIYEGKSLDIYINGLLVEKGIKVINEKIDKLVSTFSKVYKNEGTIYFDALNIKNKIDYQPLNDKISEAYTIIKAISVGTSVGDFPQTAVDTLLLNIDDATLIVKNCTPQYTVNATIDSLDQAIKAFLLSEVKEEEENVDPEQPPLEGQIPTDIYDFKSSWFLGPNPFDSYFFVKFQEAKSGRISIYDLLGNILYQEFITNQKSIDIKTLHLQTGVYIIKFESPTDYFTSKIQKL
- a CDS encoding DUF1735 domain-containing protein, which translates into the protein MKDFINKYLVIGLSLIAFTSCEPYEDYLTDFDYSIVYFPYQQPVRTVVLDSEQKTNVGVVLGGKRENKDRVVTQFEINESLLNETSWELLPEEYYTLGHTSEMVVEPGTFQGLVEINFTDAFYDDPKAITNHYALPLLITQSTADSVLTGSTENGVLAKNYMIPVFKFIHYLEGNWYHHGVDTSFDPQGDTLVSNVYSHKDMVKNDVWILNTLAKNKVSTNGIGSTNNGRLQINISSDNVVEVEPFEGSPITEVTNNLSEYNANTNELYLDYNYSDTDGIKHHVMDTLTFRNLDMELELW
- a CDS encoding RagB/SusD family nutrient uptake outer membrane protein, giving the protein MKLNNKIRLVLLLGTALFSSCSKYLEPDADNQLSPEQVWKDPDFAEGVLNYVYNKFPKSYDYLGDDILDCATDNAVSSQVGSEVRNMSLGGWNADLNPINTWNDSYQAIRNINEFLEYGLNEKYFDSTQYTNTIEFTYFDDLETDSLYQCRMYGEASFLRAFFNFQLLKNHAGKDENGAVLGVPIIDTSRPYSVHLPRNTYAECVDYILNDLDSAKKYLTSDYDSPSFAINNVGKANLNSAFALASKVALYAASPAFYDRTGGNTQSENWLRTAILSQEFIDKVGSLPAWDPDMFWWQNKGKPILTTSSSTNDFEKKNYPPSLNGKGFTNPTQNLVDAFPMENGYPITSELSNYDAENPYEGRDPRFYTMIIYNNAVFRGDSIETFVGGKDTEENYSYYTKTGYYLKKFVNPNISLTPGSESTDRHYYALFREVEAYLNYAEAANELVGPNAVPPNCKITAFEALKKVRERATLSDHAYLTEVASQGRDAFRELIHNERRIELAFESHRFYDLRRWEYNLDVINTAAQGIEITKGETKYSYQVIDVEERLYMDYMMYGPIPYDEIMKSNNIVQNKGW
- a CDS encoding SusC/RagA family TonB-linked outer membrane protein, translated to MSKLKYIIFFLTLLFSWEEVFSQEKDLGFILDSLELNSKADVYHAPFYDIDKKETVSTISTITGDELSNSSFLNLSDALQGKLSGLQLMSTTGEPGTNASYLSIRGKSSTTDYAPLVLVDGIARDWVDLNPEEIESITVLKDMTAKAIYGLNAANGVVLITTKRGISNKLKITVGYEQGIKTPTTKPEFLAADEYASLYNTARSNDGLAPHYTDDEIKAYRNGTDPILYPNNDYYGYAMKNDVTYRKGYLNFIGGSKKSNYFVHLGYVGQDGLENVGTTSSYDRINIRTNLGMKLTDVITGVVDVSGRVELYNTPNLSSGDYFNLLSTTRPNEYPIFIHKGGSRETDILGGSLHQPKNIYGELNYTGYDKNVDRSIQTRFGFDLDFNEHIMGLSADVYVAVDGSNTFEYGKDEGYNSYMPLAKTDDGYDLFQVKQGAKTDDQVRKTNSDYFSNTFYGNINYDRTFREKHKLSVNALGYRQTVSTSTQFYFIKTLHAGLNANYTFKNKYVLEGSSVWVGTNKLAKDKRVANSSAVGAGWIISNEGFLEENKILTHLKIKGSAGLMAYDPTIWTYMHLQRYGDGGVLVLGENNSVSRNTLIAHREENMELSYEQALELNLGIEVELFDALALEVNYFDNARKDMITNYAAVYPDYYGNDGAYFNNNSTLSEGIEGAISYNKTFGDIRLNIGANLMYQQTKWEDVLQMENLPEGMNQENRPIDGMYGYRNQGLFQSDNLARFSPSQTFGTVGAGDIRYQDINGDGVINNDDQEYIGNTSPTLSYGIQFGISYKNVNLFVAGAGFAGHYRYNDSKYYQMSGLDNYSEVARNSWTPELGADATYPALTTTKGENNYVTSDFWLEKADFFRIKNVEVGYTLPRKESRKFESKFFIRANNLFEVSAAENKNVDPERPNSGITEFPIMRSYTMGINLNI